The Terriglobia bacterium genome includes the window TAGGCGCCATCGAGAGCTACAGCCAGTGGAGGCTTTGGCTCCGGCATCGAGTTCATCGGTTTGGAATGCGAGCCGCTCTCCATAAAGCTTTGGCGCTCTTCTCCTAACTCGGATTCCAACCGCACGGCCACTTTGTGCAGATTGGCGCGCAAGGTGGTCACGTTGAGTTCTTCGCTCATCGGCAGAACCTCCTGCAACAGATCAAACGTCATTCCAAAAGATAGGAGCGTGCACCACTTGGCTTCCAAATACAGCAGCTCCGGCGCAGTGCGCTCCGGCAGCAGTTCTGCCAGCAGACTGAATGTCTTGCTGGACATTGGCTGGCAATCGCAGTGGTGCAGTCGCAGGCTGTTCAATGTCAGCTTCCCAAACAGGGTGCGGAACAGGATCGGATGGTGGCCCTTCTGCACTCGCCGCTGACCGCAGCACGGGCAGTTGATTCGCTCAGCCGTGTAATCGCCGACCTGATGCTCGGTCATCGATCGCTGCACAGCTTGCAGAATTTCTTTGGCCTCCGCCAGGTTCAACCCCAGTTCCTCCGGCGATAGGGTTCCACGCTTCAGACAGGCAACTTCTTCAACGTCCTGAACGCGCCCGTCGTCGCTTTCGATGATGACTTGAATCTTTACCTTCACTCCGCACCTCCCAGGCTGGCCTGAAGGTGCCGGTTGGCCGACTTCCGGTTGAACCGCTCCGCCGTAAGCCAGGGTCGAAGGTGCCTCATGTGTTGAGCCAGCTGCGCATCGCTGGTTCCACGATCAACCAACTCCGTCAATTGATTCAGCACGAACTGAAGCGTGAAAAGATCAGCCAGATTGGAGAGTTCCTGCGGGCTGCCGGTTTGTTCCAACGGCGGACTGCCCACGCCGCCGATGGAGTGCGGAAGTCGCTCTCGATCCGCAACCAGTGCAGCTTCAAATCGAATGTCGTGCCGCCAGACCGGGACATTGACGCCGTCGAAGCCGTAGTCATAGAAGAACCTCTCTTTGGCTAGCAGCTTGAACTCGGAAAGAAGTACCTCTGGAGCCGGCCAAGACGAAACGGCGGTCGTGGCTGAGGCGCCCAGCGAACGGCCGCGAAGAACAAATCGATGCGGCCACGAGTCGACCCAACCGAAAAGGGCTTGTACGGTCTGATGCAACTGGCCCAGGGTGGAATCGCTCCGCACCACAACACGTCGCCAGATATGCGGGCTGGTCCGGCGCAACACGATTCGAAGC containing:
- a CDS encoding plasmid pRiA4b ORF-3 family protein, whose amino-acid sequence is LRIVLRRTSPHIWRRVVVRSDSTLGQLHQTVQALFGWVDSWPHRFVLRGRSLGASATTAVSSWPAPEVLLSEFKLLAKERFFYDYGFDGVNVPVWRHDIRFEAALVADRERLPHSIGGVGSPPLEQTGSPQELSNLADLFTLQFVLNQLTELVDRGTSDAQLAQHMRHLRPWLTAERFNRKSANRHLQASLGGAE